The following coding sequences are from one Formosa haliotis window:
- a CDS encoding 3'-5' exonuclease: protein MIHKLNLEDILFLDIETVPETQHFSELSETKQHLWDLKSKYQRNEVSAEEFYERAGIWAEFGKIVCISVGYFRLQGETRQFRTTSFYGEETVLLKDFKNLLETHYNHPRQVLCAHNGKEFDFPYIARRMIIHNIPLPEKLNLFGKKPWEVPHLDTLELWKFGDYKNYTSLKLLTHILGIPSPKVDIDGSEVYRVYYEENEIDRIIVYCEKDTIAVAQIFLRLRGDEILNDDEIIHI, encoded by the coding sequence ATGATTCATAAACTCAACCTTGAAGACATCTTATTTCTAGATATAGAAACGGTTCCAGAAACGCAGCATTTTTCTGAGTTAAGCGAAACCAAACAACACCTTTGGGATTTAAAATCGAAATACCAGCGAAATGAAGTTTCTGCCGAAGAGTTTTACGAACGCGCTGGCATTTGGGCCGAATTTGGTAAAATTGTTTGTATCTCGGTGGGCTATTTCAGATTGCAAGGTGAAACGAGACAATTTAGAACCACATCGTTCTATGGTGAAGAAACTGTGCTTTTAAAAGATTTTAAAAACCTTTTGGAAACCCATTACAACCACCCGCGACAAGTTTTATGCGCCCATAACGGCAAAGAATTCGACTTTCCGTATATTGCACGCCGTATGATTATACACAATATTCCGCTACCAGAGAAACTAAATTTATTTGGTAAAAAACCTTGGGAAGTTCCCCATTTAGACACCTTAGAATTATGGAAATTTGGGGATTATAAAAATTACACTTCTCTAAAATTGCTAACTCATATTTTAGGAATTCCATCACCAAAAGTCGATATTGACGGTAGCGAAGTGTATCGTGTATATTACGAAGAAAATGAAATAGATCGCATTATCGTGTATTGCGAAAAAGATACTATAGCCGTGGCTCAAATATTTTTACGACTACGTGGTGATGAGATTTTAAACGACGACGAAATTATTCATATTTAA
- a CDS encoding serine hydrolase domain-containing protein — protein sequence MKYLFKLLKFIILVCGLIILGLYISGYDYILKAAWITYGTGHKTAFLEDYKEFDNRTIENSTPQPWPIHKDYNTAKPTDSLERMNVANGTIAYMIIKNDSIWYENYYDGFGETSKSNSFSMAKSIISAMLGKAIMEGKIKSLDQKVSDFYPEFKKGLSEGLTVGDLSSMASGLDWDESYYSPFSVTTRAYFDENLAPVILNMKGIEAPGKSYKYLSGNTQLLGMVLTKATGQTMSGYLSEKFWKPMGCESDALWQLDSDAHGLEKAYCCIASNARDFARFGKLYKDYGKWNGQQLLDSAFVKKSITPRFDASPEYGYGWWLKTIDDKHFFMMRGHLGQYVIVEPEDNIIIVRLGHSKGPEDVVATFTKDIFAYIEEGYNMLENN from the coding sequence ATGAAATATCTATTTAAACTCCTCAAGTTTATCATACTTGTATGCGGACTTATTATTCTAGGCCTATACATTTCGGGCTACGATTACATTTTAAAGGCGGCGTGGATTACCTATGGTACCGGTCATAAAACAGCTTTTTTAGAAGATTATAAAGAATTCGATAATCGCACTATCGAAAACAGTACACCTCAACCTTGGCCCATTCATAAAGATTATAATACAGCCAAACCTACAGACAGTTTAGAGCGTATGAATGTGGCAAATGGTACGATTGCCTATATGATTATTAAAAACGATAGTATTTGGTACGAAAACTATTATGATGGTTTTGGTGAAACTTCGAAATCTAATTCATTTTCTATGGCTAAAAGCATCATTTCTGCCATGTTAGGAAAAGCCATTATGGAAGGGAAAATTAAAAGCCTAGACCAAAAGGTAAGCGATTTTTATCCGGAATTTAAAAAAGGATTATCCGAAGGTTTAACCGTTGGCGATTTATCGTCTATGGCCTCTGGTTTAGATTGGGATGAATCGTACTACTCCCCTTTTTCGGTAACCACACGAGCGTATTTCGATGAAAATCTCGCTCCGGTTATTTTAAACATGAAAGGGATTGAAGCACCAGGAAAAAGCTATAAATATTTAAGCGGAAACACCCAATTATTAGGTATGGTCCTTACCAAAGCAACCGGGCAAACCATGTCTGGCTATTTAAGCGAAAAGTTCTGGAAACCTATGGGCTGCGAGAGTGATGCGCTTTGGCAATTAGATAGCGATGCGCATGGACTAGAAAAAGCCTATTGTTGTATAGCCAGTAATGCTAGAGATTTTGCACGTTTTGGAAAATTATACAAAGACTATGGCAAATGGAATGGACAACAATTGTTAGACTCTGCTTTCGTAAAAAAATCCATCACTCCGCGTTTTGATGCTAGTCCAGAATACGGCTATGGCTGGTGGTTAAAAACTATTGATGACAAGCACTTTTTTATGATGCGTGGGCATCTTGGCCAATATGTTATTGTAGAACCCGAAGACAATATTATTATTGTAAGATTAGGCCATTCTAAAGGACCAGAAGATGTTGTTGCTACATTTACGAAAGATATTTTTGCCTATATAGAAGAAGGCTATAATATGTTGGAAAATAATTAA
- a CDS encoding methylated-DNA--[protein]-cysteine S-methyltransferase, protein MDTCIIASPLGFTKIEGNSEGISAITVLNSDEEPSRTIPESLQNCVQQLQEYFDGSRNHFSIKRNPKGTDFQKKVWDALCHIPYGKTVSYLELSKQLGDVKAIRAVANANGKNPLWIVVPCHRVIGTNGSLTGYAGGLHRKQWLLQHESPFTQETLF, encoded by the coding sequence ATGGATACTTGCATTATAGCATCACCATTAGGATTTACTAAAATTGAAGGCAATTCAGAGGGTATTTCGGCCATCACGGTATTAAATTCTGATGAAGAACCTAGTAGAACTATTCCAGAGTCGCTACAAAATTGTGTGCAACAACTTCAAGAATATTTTGATGGGTCTCGGAATCATTTCAGTATAAAACGAAATCCGAAAGGTACCGATTTTCAGAAAAAAGTATGGGATGCCCTTTGCCATATCCCTTACGGAAAAACTGTATCTTATTTAGAACTTTCTAAACAATTGGGCGATGTAAAAGCTATTCGTGCAGTGGCCAACGCCAATGGTAAAAATCCACTTTGGATTGTGGTGCCTTGTCACCGCGTTATTGGTACCAATGGCAGCTTAACAGGTTACGCTGGTGGCTTACACCGTAAACAATGGCTTTTACAGCATGAAAGCCCGTTTACACAGGAAACCTTATTTTAA